One segment of Haloplanus natans DSM 17983 DNA contains the following:
- a CDS encoding CNNM domain-containing protein: MTPLEIGLRLVAGVLLILANGFFVAIEFALTRVRQYPESEFDTPALERAWEMTQDLEIYLTSCQVGITASSIAVGIVAEPALAALFEPYFAGGALASVGAGALIAYAIINLVHLTHGEQTPTYLGVERSKFVCRYGARPLYWFAWLISPIMRVGDSVAKATLKLFGVEMTGAWLETEEQVIESRADLRNRLDSLLDEGDVPEERQEEVLNALAVDEMPVADIVTPPEDIVALSTTASVEENLETMRATPHTRFPLVGDDPADLRGVVYTPSVLTHLEALERGERTFEDVAAAPMTLAAETSVSDAFDQFQAQDGELALVFEDGAVAGLLTATDALEAVMGELEDPLDRAYG, translated from the coding sequence ATGACCCCGCTAGAGATCGGGCTTCGACTCGTCGCCGGCGTCCTCCTCATCCTCGCAAACGGCTTTTTCGTCGCTATCGAGTTCGCGCTGACACGCGTCCGCCAGTACCCCGAATCCGAGTTCGACACGCCCGCGCTCGAACGGGCGTGGGAGATGACACAGGACCTCGAAATCTATCTGACGAGCTGTCAGGTCGGGATCACCGCCTCCAGCATCGCGGTGGGTATCGTCGCCGAACCGGCGCTGGCGGCGCTGTTCGAACCGTACTTCGCCGGGGGCGCGCTGGCGTCGGTCGGCGCGGGGGCGCTGATCGCGTACGCGATCATCAACCTCGTCCACCTGACTCACGGCGAACAGACGCCGACGTATCTCGGCGTCGAACGATCGAAGTTCGTCTGCCGGTACGGCGCTCGGCCCCTGTACTGGTTCGCATGGCTCATCTCGCCGATCATGCGCGTCGGCGACAGCGTGGCGAAGGCGACGCTGAAACTCTTCGGCGTCGAGATGACGGGGGCGTGGCTCGAAACCGAGGAACAGGTGATCGAGTCGCGCGCGGACCTCCGCAACCGGCTCGACTCCCTGCTCGACGAGGGTGACGTGCCCGAGGAACGCCAGGAGGAGGTGCTCAACGCCCTCGCCGTCGACGAGATGCCGGTCGCGGATATCGTGACGCCGCCGGAGGATATCGTGGCGCTGTCGACGACGGCGTCGGTCGAGGAGAACCTCGAGACGATGCGGGCGACGCCCCACACCCGATTTCCGCTCGTCGGCGACGACCCCGCGGATCTGCGCGGCGTCGTCTACACGCCCTCGGTGTTGACGCATCTGGAGGCGCTGGAGCGCGGGGAGCGGACGTTCGAGGACGTGGCGGCGGCGCCGATGACGCTCGCGGCGGAGACGAGCGTCAGCGACGCATTCGACCAGTTCCAAGCGCAGGATGGGGAACTCGCCTTGGTGTTCGAAGACGGCGCGGTGGCCGGACTCCTGACCGCGACGGACGCGCTGGAGGCCGTGATGGGTGAACTGGAGGACCCGCTGGATCGGGCGTACGGCTAG
- a CDS encoding putative ATP-dependent zinc protease, translating into MTADDEGSVRVGVLSLHNSKETKAILNAVEDLGHEPVWLRRENTTVSIEDSEVTVDPDVDVVANRLLLSTTGDPAELLGLATTFNRIRPMLNEPDAVLTAIHKFATAATLADWNVRVPDAFLGLSNERLNSGRDRFGDVGVYKTAIGTHGGGTWKIDLTEPVNPRVGNRQAFLQDLVERDENEHRDLRVYVVDDRIVGAMYRYAPEGDWRTNVALGGDVVDASGDLPEVAAETALYTADVMNLDYAGVDLIEGEEGWFVLEVNPTAGFKGLYEATGTSPAPHVAKLAIERAGGSVDEERVESLAATLDDSTPSCKPRITPPEQEDLPVIGYIEDVIVSGTSGSKQVKAKSDTGATRTSIDTGLAADIGAGPIKSMTRVKSGSVKSGKARPVVDLVIGIGGTQHTVTASVEDRGHMDYPLLLGRDVLEHYRVDVRRRADDERSDGELLEE; encoded by the coding sequence ATGACAGCCGACGACGAGGGATCAGTCCGTGTCGGGGTACTCTCCCTCCACAACAGCAAGGAGACAAAAGCGATCCTGAACGCGGTCGAGGACCTGGGCCACGAGCCGGTGTGGCTCCGCCGCGAGAACACGACCGTCAGCATCGAGGACAGCGAGGTGACGGTCGACCCGGACGTGGACGTGGTCGCCAACCGACTCCTTCTGTCGACGACGGGCGACCCCGCCGAACTGCTGGGGCTGGCGACGACGTTCAACCGCATCCGGCCGATGCTGAACGAACCGGACGCGGTGCTGACGGCGATCCACAAGTTCGCGACGGCGGCGACGCTCGCGGACTGGAACGTCCGCGTCCCGGACGCCTTCCTCGGGCTGTCAAACGAGCGACTCAACAGCGGCCGGGATCGCTTCGGCGACGTGGGCGTCTACAAGACGGCCATCGGCACCCACGGCGGCGGGACGTGGAAGATCGACCTCACGGAGCCGGTCAACCCGCGAGTCGGCAACCGACAGGCGTTCCTCCAGGACCTCGTCGAACGCGACGAGAACGAACACCGCGACCTCCGGGTGTACGTCGTCGACGATCGGATCGTAGGCGCGATGTACCGCTACGCCCCGGAGGGCGACTGGCGGACCAACGTCGCCCTCGGCGGCGACGTTGTCGACGCGAGCGGCGACCTCCCCGAGGTGGCTGCCGAGACGGCGCTGTACACCGCGGACGTGATGAATCTCGACTACGCCGGCGTCGACCTCATCGAGGGCGAGGAGGGCTGGTTCGTCCTCGAAGTCAACCCCACGGCGGGGTTCAAGGGGCTGTACGAGGCCACGGGGACGAGCCCCGCGCCCCACGTGGCGAAACTCGCCATCGAACGGGCCGGCGGGAGCGTCGACGAGGAGCGCGTGGAGAGCCTCGCGGCGACGCTCGACGACTCGACGCCGTCGTGCAAGCCGCGGATCACGCCCCCGGAACAGGAGGATCTCCCCGTCATCGGCTACATCGAGGACGTGATCGTCAGCGGGACGAGCGGCTCGAAACAGGTCAAGGCCAAATCCGACACGGGCGCGACCCGGACCAGCATCGACACGGGGCTCGCCGCCGACATCGGCGCCGGGCCGATCAAGAGCATGACGCGCGTGAAATCGGGGAGCGTCAAGTCGGGGAAGGCCCGGCCGGTCGTCGACCTCGTCATCGGCATCGGCGGCACCCAACACACCGTCACCGCGAGCGTCGAGGACCGGGGCCACATGGACTATCCCCTGTTGCTCGGGCGCGACGTGCTCGAACATTACCGCGTCGACGTGCGCCGGCGCGCCGACGACGAACGAAGCGACGGGGAACTGCTGGAGGAGTAA
- the gpmI gene encoding 2,3-bisphosphoglycerate-independent phosphoglycerate mutase codes for MDAALVILDGWGLDGPGRNAVSAADTPTFDRFLATGASGTLDVSGRRVGLPDGQMGNSEVGHLNIGAGRVVPQPLARIDDAIERGSTSSRTRSDDAIERGSFFENDALRGAVERVAKTGGRLHLAGLVSAGGVHSHQRHCHALIALAAEHDVEAVTHAFTDGRDTPPTAGADALADLASVVDEYGTGDVATVIGRYYAMDRDENWARTKRAYDAIVDREADHTADSAVAAVEAAYDRGETDEFVEPTLVTGGPALEDGDAVVFVNFRADRARQLVRMLTGFEPTWDADTRPPDIHLVTMTEYDERFDFPVAFPPLDLPDTLGETLARAGKTQSRIAESEKYAHVTYFLNGGREVEFDGEHRHIVESPDVPTYDRQPEMSAAAVTDAAVDDIERDDPDVLVVNYANPDMVGHTGDFEAAVAAVEAVDAQLARLVDAVHAAGGHVLVTADHGNADDMGTAADPHTAHTANPVPVVYLAPGSDPSGGRRIRHGGSLCDVAPTLLELVGVETPAAMTGESLLE; via the coding sequence ATGGACGCCGCGCTGGTCATCCTCGACGGCTGGGGACTCGACGGCCCCGGTCGGAACGCCGTCTCGGCCGCCGACACGCCGACCTTCGATCGCTTTCTCGCTACGGGCGCCTCGGGTACGCTCGACGTCTCCGGCCGACGCGTCGGCCTCCCCGACGGACAGATGGGCAACAGCGAAGTCGGTCATCTCAACATCGGCGCCGGGCGGGTCGTCCCGCAGCCGCTCGCGCGCATCGACGACGCCATCGAGCGTGGCTCGACGAGCAGTCGGACGCGGTCCGACGACGCCATCGAGCGTGGCTCGTTCTTCGAGAACGACGCCCTCCGCGGTGCGGTCGAACGCGTCGCGAAGACGGGCGGCCGCCTCCACCTCGCGGGCCTCGTCAGCGCCGGCGGGGTCCACTCCCACCAGCGCCACTGCCACGCGCTGATCGCCCTCGCGGCCGAGCACGACGTCGAGGCGGTCACCCACGCCTTCACCGACGGCCGCGACACGCCGCCGACCGCCGGCGCCGACGCCCTCGCCGACCTGGCGTCCGTCGTCGACGAGTACGGCACCGGCGACGTGGCGACCGTCATCGGCCGCTACTACGCGATGGACCGCGACGAGAACTGGGCGCGGACGAAACGTGCCTACGACGCCATCGTCGATCGCGAGGCCGACCACACGGCCGACTCGGCCGTCGCCGCCGTCGAGGCCGCCTACGACCGCGGCGAAACCGACGAGTTCGTCGAGCCGACGCTCGTCACCGGCGGGCCGGCACTCGAAGACGGCGACGCCGTCGTTTTCGTCAACTTCCGCGCCGACCGTGCCCGACAGCTCGTTCGGATGCTGACCGGTTTCGAGCCGACGTGGGACGCCGACACCAGGCCACCGGATATCCACCTCGTCACGATGACCGAGTACGACGAGCGCTTCGACTTCCCGGTTGCCTTCCCGCCACTCGACCTCCCCGATACGCTCGGCGAGACGCTCGCCCGCGCCGGCAAGACGCAGTCGCGCATCGCCGAATCCGAGAAGTACGCCCACGTCACCTACTTCCTCAACGGCGGGCGCGAGGTGGAGTTCGACGGGGAGCATCGACATATCGTCGAGAGCCCCGACGTGCCCACCTACGATCGGCAGCCGGAGATGAGCGCCGCCGCGGTGACCGACGCCGCCGTAGACGACATCGAGCGCGACGACCCCGACGTGCTGGTGGTCAACTACGCCAACCCGGACATGGTGGGCCACACGGGCGACTTCGAGGCGGCCGTCGCGGCGGTGGAAGCCGTCGACGCGCAACTCGCCCGGCTGGTCGACGCCGTCCACGCCGCCGGGGGACACGTCCTCGTCACCGCCGACCACGGCAACGCCGACGATATGGGGACGGCGGCGGACCCCCACACCGCCCACACCGCCAACCCGGTGCCGGTGGTCTACCTCGCGCCCGGATCGGACCCGTCCGGTGGCCGGCGAATCCGACACGGCGGCTCGCTGTGTGACGTGGCGCCGACCCTCCTCGAACTCGTCGGCGTCGAGACGCCGGCGGCGATGACCGGCGAGTCGCTGCTGGAGTGA
- a CDS encoding DUF7861 family protein, with translation MNHDRIHARQPTHDRDRWSTGRIESITERDGHCVVTVEAADGASVELVVTFAIRDLFLSRLDIADGASPVGERVWYRQRGG, from the coding sequence ATGAACCACGACCGCATCCACGCACGCCAGCCCACCCACGACCGCGACCGGTGGTCGACGGGGCGTATCGAGTCGATCACCGAACGCGACGGTCACTGCGTCGTCACCGTCGAGGCGGCCGACGGTGCCTCGGTCGAACTCGTCGTCACGTTCGCGATCCGCGACCTCTTCCTGTCGCGGCTGGATATCGCCGACGGGGCGTCGCCGGTCGGCGAGCGAGTCTGGTATCGGCAGCGTGGCGGCTGA
- a CDS encoding DoxX family protein: protein MGPLYVVAGALHFVVPELYVLIVPPILPARLALVYLSGLAEIAVGVGVLLPRTRRLAAWATVALLVAVFPANVYMATSGVVVAGLPGGGDPSALVRWGRLPLQAVLILWAAWYTRPVPETDRR, encoded by the coding sequence ATGGGGCCGCTGTACGTCGTCGCCGGAGCCTTACACTTCGTCGTACCGGAACTGTACGTCCTGATCGTCCCGCCGATCCTCCCGGCGCGGCTCGCGCTCGTGTACCTCTCCGGGCTCGCGGAAATCGCCGTCGGCGTCGGCGTCCTGCTCCCGCGAACGCGACGGCTGGCGGCGTGGGCGACGGTCGCCCTACTCGTCGCCGTCTTTCCGGCGAACGTCTACATGGCAACTTCCGGCGTCGTCGTGGCGGGACTGCCGGGCGGCGGCGATCCGTCCGCCCTCGTTCGCTGGGGACGGCTGCCGCTGCAGGCCGTGCTGATCCTCTGGGCGGCCTGGTACACGCGACCGGTACCCGAAACGGATCGACGGTGA
- a CDS encoding TVP38/TMEM64 family protein, with the protein MDRRARLLAGGGLVAVVVALAALTSPATVLDRLAWVAADPRRLTLALVLVAVVRPLFAWPTTLLAVAAGYGLGLRAFPLALALVVVTSLPPYWVAGLGAGDGAVTAAGERLVDETGALRSVVGSRLLPLPSDVVSAGAGVAGVPLRTFALGTAIGEVPWVAAGVVAGDSFVALSTASLSAAMDLRVVVGAAILAALAFAGPAYRLYASR; encoded by the coding sequence ATGGATCGGCGCGCACGACTCCTCGCCGGCGGTGGCCTCGTCGCCGTCGTCGTCGCTCTCGCCGCCCTCACCTCGCCGGCGACGGTCCTCGACCGGCTGGCGTGGGTCGCTGCCGACCCCCGCCGCCTGACCCTCGCGCTCGTCCTCGTCGCCGTCGTCCGGCCGCTGTTCGCGTGGCCGACGACGCTGCTCGCCGTCGCCGCGGGCTACGGACTCGGTCTCCGAGCCTTTCCGCTCGCGCTCGCGCTGGTGGTCGTGACGAGTCTCCCGCCGTACTGGGTGGCGGGGCTGGGCGCCGGCGACGGTGCCGTCACGGCGGCGGGGGAGCGACTGGTCGACGAGACGGGTGCCCTCCGGAGCGTCGTCGGCAGCCGCCTCCTGCCCCTGCCCTCGGACGTGGTGTCCGCCGGCGCCGGCGTCGCGGGCGTCCCGCTCCGGACCTTCGCGTTGGGAACGGCCATCGGCGAGGTGCCGTGGGTGGCGGCGGGTGTCGTCGCCGGCGACTCGTTCGTCGCGCTGTCGACGGCGTCGCTCTCGGCGGCGATGGATCTCCGCGTGGTCGTCGGGGCCGCGATACTCGCCGCGCTGGCCTTCGCCGGGCCGGCCTACCGGCTCTACGCCAGCCGGTGA
- a CDS encoding DUF5830 family protein: MTDDTRRASARDDRVELALDLLSALERDDLALSAAVDRIETVTTDPTLVRTILDEAELRGIVERDADRLRLRRTGDFVRFERQVVEREGDFDCRRCGASLSTGHFVRFESGELGPFGSSCVRKLLGRD; the protein is encoded by the coding sequence GTGACCGACGACACGCGGCGGGCGAGCGCGCGCGACGACCGGGTCGAACTCGCCCTCGACCTGCTCTCGGCCCTCGAACGCGACGATCTGGCGCTGTCGGCGGCCGTCGACCGCATCGAGACGGTGACGACCGATCCGACGCTCGTCCGGACGATTCTCGACGAAGCCGAACTCAGAGGGATCGTCGAGCGGGACGCGGACCGGCTCCGACTGCGACGCACCGGCGACTTCGTCCGCTTCGAGCGCCAGGTCGTCGAGCGCGAGGGCGACTTCGACTGCCGGCGCTGTGGCGCGTCGCTCTCGACCGGCCACTTCGTCCGGTTCGAGTCCGGCGAACTCGGCCCCTTCGGCTCCTCTTGCGTGCGAAAACTGCTCGGTCGGGACTAG
- a CDS encoding DUF7115 domain-containing protein translates to MSLPDIVQSALDGESVAARVGLGGDDLLLVTPTRTIVYRAEGLLSDEAVEEYPHDAEHVGVSEGRRKAKVTLDYGLDGERTFSVPTKQLDQVLHPVLAGVFNARGITDPGETVKQTFRFSELTIVITSDRLVRHIGAPVWDEEYEEYHYDDVTDLDFEEGSVATSVVITVDGRQERFKTPNDRARAVREALVGAVCTYHGVDDLEELRAAAARTETGEDDADGADDADGDGTVSFGDGPDPLDTSGVDGDIEASDEGDTEQATAERTRPRERDRGVPADDRDGGFGDSGFESVGVVDDDTVAEELAELRTLVEAQNERLERQERTIQQLIEELRQGR, encoded by the coding sequence ATGAGTCTGCCGGATATCGTCCAGTCCGCACTCGACGGAGAGTCCGTGGCGGCGCGCGTGGGACTCGGCGGTGACGACCTGCTCCTCGTGACGCCGACGCGGACCATCGTCTACCGGGCGGAGGGGCTCCTCTCAGACGAGGCGGTCGAGGAGTACCCCCACGACGCCGAACACGTCGGCGTCTCCGAGGGTCGACGCAAGGCCAAGGTCACCCTCGACTACGGACTCGACGGCGAGCGAACGTTCTCGGTGCCGACGAAACAGCTGGATCAGGTGCTCCATCCGGTGCTCGCGGGCGTCTTCAACGCCCGGGGAATCACCGACCCCGGCGAGACGGTCAAACAGACCTTCCGGTTCAGCGAACTGACCATCGTCATCACGAGCGACCGCCTCGTCCGGCACATCGGCGCCCCCGTCTGGGACGAGGAGTACGAGGAGTACCACTACGACGACGTGACCGACCTCGATTTCGAGGAGGGAAGCGTCGCCACGTCCGTCGTGATCACGGTCGACGGCCGCCAGGAGCGGTTCAAGACGCCGAACGACCGGGCGCGGGCGGTTCGCGAAGCGCTCGTCGGCGCGGTCTGTACGTACCACGGCGTCGACGACCTCGAGGAACTGCGTGCGGCCGCTGCCCGGACGGAGACGGGGGAGGACGACGCGGACGGCGCGGACGACGCGGACGGCGACGGAACGGTGTCGTTCGGCGACGGTCCAGATCCGCTGGATACGAGCGGCGTCGACGGCGACATCGAGGCGAGCGACGAGGGCGACACGGAGCAGGCCACGGCCGAGAGGACACGACCCCGAGAACGCGACCGGGGTGTGCCGGCGGACGACCGCGACGGCGGCTTCGGCGACTCCGGCTTCGAGTCGGTGGGCGTCGTCGACGACGACACTGTCGCCGAAGAACTGGCCGAACTCCGGACGCTCGTCGAGGCACAGAACGAACGCCTCGAACGGCAGGAGCGGACGATCCAGCAACTGATCGAGGAGCTTCGGCAGGGCCGCTAG
- a CDS encoding replication factor C large subunit yields the protein MVDWTEKYRPSTLSAVRGNDKARDALAEWAETWDDHREAVVVHGSPGVGKTSAAHALAADMGWETVELNASDQRTADVIERFAGRAAKNETLVGSTGGTSGGQLVILDEADNIHGNYDRGGASAVTRVVKDADQPIVLIANDYYDMSRGLRNACQEIEFRDVSARSIVPVLRDICRREGIEFEADALDRLAETNDGDLRSAVNDLQAAAEDGERLTVDDVVTGDRDRSLGVFPFLDAVLKEESAEEAIGSAYRVDETPDDLTKWIAENVTKVYEGPELARAYGHLADADRWLGRVRASQEYGYWRYATDALAGGVASARDGSKGGWTRFNRPQFWPSSDSTADEVVRKVAENGGFSMATARREVLPFLAAMTHHCKPRELTVAMAAHYDLDEAAVSFVTGSGETTNKVESIVADAQELRESEMEEHSGAFGGDLSSVDIDDADGADAGETGEDAATETGGDADADADADADDGQSGLSDFM from the coding sequence ATGGTAGACTGGACGGAGAAGTACCGCCCGTCGACGCTGTCGGCGGTCCGGGGCAACGACAAGGCCCGCGACGCGCTGGCGGAGTGGGCGGAGACGTGGGACGACCACCGCGAGGCCGTCGTCGTCCACGGTAGCCCGGGCGTCGGGAAGACCTCCGCGGCCCACGCGCTCGCGGCGGACATGGGGTGGGAGACGGTCGAACTCAACGCCTCCGACCAGCGGACGGCCGACGTGATCGAGCGGTTCGCCGGACGTGCGGCGAAAAACGAGACGCTCGTCGGGTCGACCGGCGGCACGAGCGGCGGCCAGCTCGTGATCCTCGACGAGGCCGACAACATCCACGGCAACTATGATCGCGGGGGCGCGAGCGCGGTCACGCGCGTGGTGAAAGACGCCGACCAGCCGATCGTCCTGATCGCCAACGACTACTACGACATGAGTCGCGGCCTGCGCAACGCCTGTCAGGAGATCGAGTTCCGCGACGTGTCGGCCCGCTCTATCGTCCCCGTCCTCCGCGACATCTGCCGGCGCGAGGGCATCGAGTTCGAGGCCGACGCCCTCGACCGTCTCGCCGAGACGAACGACGGTGACCTCCGCTCGGCGGTGAACGACCTGCAGGCGGCCGCCGAGGACGGCGAGCGTCTGACAGTCGACGACGTGGTGACGGGCGACCGCGACCGCAGCCTCGGCGTCTTTCCCTTCCTCGATGCGGTGTTGAAAGAGGAGTCCGCCGAGGAGGCGATCGGGTCGGCGTACCGCGTCGACGAGACGCCGGACGATCTGACGAAGTGGATCGCCGAGAACGTCACGAAGGTGTACGAGGGGCCGGAACTCGCGCGGGCGTACGGCCATCTCGCGGACGCCGATCGGTGGCTAGGCCGGGTGCGCGCCAGCCAGGAGTACGGCTACTGGCGGTACGCGACCGACGCCCTCGCCGGCGGTGTGGCGTCGGCCCGCGACGGATCGAAGGGCGGGTGGACGCGCTTCAACCGGCCGCAGTTCTGGCCGTCCTCCGACTCGACGGCCGACGAGGTGGTCCGTAAGGTGGCCGAGAACGGCGGATTCAGCATGGCGACCGCCCGGCGCGAGGTGCTTCCCTTCCTCGCGGCGATGACCCACCACTGCAAACCCCGCGAGTTGACGGTGGCGATGGCCGCCCACTACGACCTGGACGAGGCGGCAGTCTCGTTCGTGACGGGGAGCGGCGAGACGACGAACAAGGTCGAGTCCATCGTCGCCGACGCTCAGGAACTGCGCGAATCGGAGATGGAGGAGCACTCGGGGGCGTTCGGCGGCGATCTGTCGAGCGTCGACATCGACGATGCCGACGGGGCGGACGCTGGCGAGACGGGTGAAGATGCGGCGACCGAGACGGGTGGAGACGCGGACGCCGACGCCGACGCGGACGCCGACGACGGCCAGTCGGGACTCTCGGATTTCATGTGA
- a CDS encoding zinc-binding dehydrogenase, translated as MRAAVLREHGEPLEITDVATPEPAPHGVVVDVEACGVCRSDWHAWQGHGEWVGDTVADGQILGHEPAGRVVAVGDRVERVVEGDRVAVPFNLGDGSCPQCLSGHGNVCEDGLALGFQQEAQGAFAEQVHVPYADYNAMHLPDGVSARDMAALGCRFMTAFHALTARGEVGAGDWVAVHGCGGVGLSTVHIADALGARVVAVDIRDAALDLAADLGADAVVNAEGKDGRAVTGAVRTETDGGAHVSVDALGVAETCRNSVFSLRRRGTHVQVGLTTDEERGEVALPVERMAMMEADFKGARGMPPTRYDELLRLLESGSIEPGRLVRREVSLAEVPERLAAMTNYETTGVEVVTEF; from the coding sequence ATGCGAGCCGCAGTCCTCCGGGAACACGGCGAACCGCTGGAGATCACCGACGTCGCGACGCCCGAACCCGCCCCTCACGGCGTCGTCGTCGACGTCGAGGCCTGCGGCGTCTGCCGGAGCGACTGGCACGCGTGGCAGGGCCACGGCGAATGGGTCGGCGACACGGTCGCCGACGGCCAGATCCTCGGCCACGAACCCGCCGGTCGCGTCGTCGCCGTCGGCGACCGGGTCGAACGCGTCGTCGAGGGGGACCGCGTCGCCGTCCCCTTCAACCTCGGCGACGGCTCGTGTCCGCAGTGTCTGAGCGGTCACGGCAACGTCTGTGAAGACGGCCTCGCCCTCGGTTTCCAGCAGGAGGCCCAGGGTGCCTTCGCCGAACAGGTGCACGTCCCCTACGCCGACTACAACGCCATGCACCTCCCCGACGGCGTCTCGGCCCGCGATATGGCGGCGCTTGGCTGCCGGTTCATGACCGCCTTTCACGCCCTGACCGCCCGCGGCGAGGTCGGTGCGGGCGACTGGGTGGCCGTTCACGGCTGTGGCGGCGTGGGGCTCTCGACGGTCCACATCGCCGACGCCCTCGGCGCGCGGGTCGTCGCGGTCGACATCCGCGACGCGGCCCTCGACCTCGCCGCGGATCTGGGTGCCGACGCGGTGGTGAACGCCGAGGGGAAAGACGGGCGGGCCGTCACCGGCGCCGTCCGTACCGAGACCGACGGCGGCGCCCACGTCTCCGTCGACGCCCTCGGTGTGGCCGAGACGTGTCGCAACTCGGTGTTCTCCTTGCGTCGCCGCGGCACCCACGTTCAGGTCGGGCTGACGACCGACGAGGAGCGCGGCGAGGTGGCCCTGCCCGTCGAACGGATGGCGATGATGGAGGCCGACTTCAAGGGCGCACGCGGGATGCCGCCGACGCGCTACGACGAACTGCTTCGTCTGCTGGAGTCGGGATCGATCGAACCCGGTCGGCTCGTCCGCCGCGAAGTGTCGCTTGCCGAGGTGCCGGAACGGCTCGCGGCGATGACGAACTACGAGACGACGGGCGTGGAAGTCGTCACCGAGTTCTAG
- a CDS encoding COX15/CtaA family protein: MTLSLVMLGVYTAATGSGLACSAQWPLCDNGLLPQTIPSFIEWFHRLVAMITGWFIVGTAIWSWRRPGTGTRLTATLAVLLLPLQISIGAVTVTLNGMLPAGYSPPTQGAHLVVALTIFSLLVWTALSARAGGDPSLPRVRRALFVALGAVVVSALASRAFTPTPYGPAGQAAFYGASLFAVAALIAATRWLAASAVPRLRFATGGALAALFAGMLLGRDLVFYTPTVRVVNASFFLLAAALVVGAAVLAGRARGDERTGPVVSSD; this comes from the coding sequence TTGACGCTCTCGCTCGTCATGCTCGGCGTCTACACCGCCGCGACGGGGTCGGGGCTGGCCTGCTCGGCCCAGTGGCCGCTCTGTGATAACGGCCTCCTGCCCCAGACAATCCCGAGTTTCATCGAGTGGTTCCACCGCCTCGTCGCCATGATCACGGGGTGGTTCATCGTCGGCACCGCGATCTGGTCGTGGCGGCGGCCAGGGACGGGGACGCGACTCACCGCGACGCTCGCGGTCCTCCTCCTGCCGCTCCAGATCAGCATCGGCGCCGTGACCGTCACGCTGAACGGGATGCTCCCGGCGGGCTACTCCCCGCCGACCCAGGGCGCCCACCTCGTCGTCGCGCTGACCATCTTCTCGCTGCTCGTGTGGACGGCCCTGTCGGCGCGGGCGGGCGGCGACCCGTCGCTGCCTCGCGTCCGCCGCGCGCTCTTTGTCGCCCTCGGCGCCGTCGTCGTGAGCGCCCTCGCCAGCCGCGCCTTCACGCCGACGCCGTACGGCCCGGCCGGACAGGCAGCCTTCTACGGGGCGTCGCTGTTCGCCGTCGCCGCACTCATCGCGGCGACCCGGTGGCTCGCGGCCTCCGCCGTCCCGCGGCTCCGGTTCGCGACCGGTGGGGCACTCGCCGCCCTCTTCGCCGGGATGCTCCTCGGCCGTGACCTCGTGTTCTACACGCCGACCGTCCGCGTCGTCAACGCCTCCTTCTTCCTGCTCGCCGCCGCCCTCGTCGTCGGCGCCGCCGTCCTCGCCGGACGGGCGCGTGGCGACGAGCGAACCGGACCCGTGGTGAGTTCCGACTAG